A section of the Leptospira terpstrae serovar Hualin str. LT 11-33 = ATCC 700639 genome encodes:
- a CDS encoding nicotinate-nicotinamide nucleotide adenylyltransferase, which produces MDVFLFGGSFNPPHRGHRHVIETISQTYPNALLYICPNYVSPFKLGERSLTAEEIWELCLAEFEGFFSEKIILWDREIKEPKISYTIDSLKVLRSLHPQAELSLVIGEDNLNSFDKWKSYLEILDATKHLIVVRRESNYPKDISIPSFLPSAKVIILNNPILPVSSTEIRILKNGDWDETLVLPKTRKLAMQFLKEKNEDVSF; this is translated from the coding sequence ATGGATGTTTTTTTGTTTGGAGGAAGTTTCAATCCCCCGCACCGGGGACATCGCCATGTGATTGAAACCATTTCTCAAACATACCCGAATGCCCTTCTCTATATTTGTCCTAATTACGTTTCTCCCTTCAAACTGGGAGAAAGATCATTGACTGCAGAGGAGATTTGGGAACTTTGTTTGGCAGAATTTGAAGGATTTTTTTCCGAAAAAATTATACTCTGGGACAGAGAAATCAAAGAACCAAAGATAAGTTATACCATCGATAGCCTAAAAGTGCTTCGTTCCCTCCATCCGCAAGCGGAACTTTCTTTGGTGATCGGAGAAGACAATTTAAATTCTTTTGATAAGTGGAAATCTTATCTAGAGATTCTGGATGCCACCAAACATCTAATTGTCGTTCGCAGGGAAAGTAATTATCCAAAGGATATTTCGATCCCAAGTTTTCTTCCCAGTGCAAAAGTCATCATACTAAATAATCCGATCCTACCTGTGAGTAGTACAGAAATTCGAATCCTCAAAAACGGAGACTGGGACGAAACATTAGTTTTGCCAAAAACTAGAAAACTTGCCATGCAGTTTTTAAAGGAAAAAAATGAGGATGTCTCATTTTGA